The DNA window CGTACTCGACCGTTTCGCCTGGCTCTGGATCGGGGAGGCGAATTCGAGTGTGAATCCGCGTCCAGAGCGACCGATTGCGACGCAGCAGCATGCGATCCCACAGGTCGGGCAGACCAGCGAGAACCAGCGTGAGCAGGGGCTTCGAATCCCACTCGTGGTTCGCGAGGATGTGCAGATGGTCAAGCACGTCCTGGTGCAGCAGGTGCGCCTCATCGATCACGAACACCGGATGCAACTGTTCGCAGCTGAGCTCGCGAATGTAATCGGACACCGCATTGAACACCGCCGCGGCCGTCGCCTTCGGGCTCAGACCAATCGCTCGACAGATCTGCCGATAGAAATCACGACGGCCAAGAGTCGCGTTGTGGCAGTAGGTTAGCCGGACGGGCGCCCCCGCAAGCCGATGCCGAAGCGCGCGAAGGACGCAGCTCTTGCCCAGTCCGCTGTCTCCCACGAGCAACACGCCGGTGGCCCGCTCGCTGACCGCGTCAACGATGTCGGTCACCGCCTCCTTCTTGGCCTGCGTCAACCACAGATCGGCATCGCCGATGGCTTTGGAGAATGGGGCCTGATCGAGCTGGAAGTGGTCGAACCAGGTCATTGCGACACTCCCTGCGGTGAACGGCCAAAGACATGGTCGAGCAGCACCTTGTTGGGATCGAACTCCACCGCGTCGATGCCCGGCTTCGCCTTGAACGGACGGCGCTTCTTGCCGTTGGCGACCGGGTCGACCGGGCGAAGCTGGTACGACCGGCCCTCGTGCACAATCACGGGTGGCAGCGTAGGCTCCGAGAGGTTGCGCTCGACCTGCACTTGCCTGCCGGCGAGGAAGCCTTGGTCAGTCTCCCAGATCACGCCGCCCACGCTCAAAGTGCCGTCACGACTGACTCGCCGGCGCCCGTGGGCAGTCAGCGCCTCGTTGAGCGCCTTCTCGGTAACGGGCGCCAGTTCACGGTCAAGCCAGGCATCGCCCGGGCTTCGACCCAACAACCCCGCGTGGGCCGCCTGATGATAGTGACCGTCCAACCACGCCAGCAGACGCACTTGCACGTCGTGTAGCCGATTCACCCGGCCAAGATGGTCGAGGCATCCTTGGCGCAGCGTTCGCCAGAAGCGCTCCATCTTGCCCCGAGCCTGCGGATCGTACGGCTTGGCGTGCAGCAAGGAGACCTTCAGGCGAGTGCATGCGGTCGCCAACATCTCGCCCGAATACGTCGAGCCGTTGTCGAGGTACAGCAAGGCCGGCGCGCCCCAACGACGCAAGGCGCGCGTCATCAGTTCGAGCATCTCCACCTCGCGCTCGGTCGAGCAGACCCTCAGCGCGACCACGTACCGCGACGCATCGTCCAAAATCGCATGGATGCGCAGTGGCACCCGCTGGCCATCCAGTTTGAGCGTCGGTCCGTGGCAAACGTCGGCGTGCCACAGCTGCCCCGCATATTCGGCCTGCCATCGCCGCCGCGCCGAGTGATCATGTTGCTGCTTTCGAGACAACCGTCGCAGACCCTCGGATCTGAACAACCGTCGGACGGTGGTCGCTGACACCGCGTCCGCCTCGATTCTCCCTTCGAGCACGAGGCTTCGCAGGATCAGCTCGGCCGACGCGCTCGGGTGGACGCGCCGGATGTTGCACAGCAGATCACGCTGTTCATCGGTGAGCGTTCGAGCATGGCCCGCGTCGTTGCGGCGACGGGGTTGTAGCGCCTCCAGCCCCTTGTTCCTGTACGTGTAGTACCAGCGTTCGAGCGTTGAAACAGCGTAGCAGCGGGTCACATTCGAGCCCGGTGGGCGGTAGCGCTGGCTACTGATTCGGCGCAGCTCGGCTTGGAGTTCTCCACGTGCCAGTTCGCGGCTCAGCAGCGGGCCGACGAGTTGGGCGCGGAACACCGCGGTGGCTTCCGCATGAGAGCGCGGAGCGAGGACGTCCTTCATCTTGACCTCCATCATGGGCGCCGACATGGCGCTATCGAGGTCTCTCAGCAGTCACCGTTCGGCGGCAGGGATCTTATCTGGTGGGCTCCATTTCCCGTGTTGATTCAACCTGATGGACATCAGGCCTGTTGTAGCGACGCCGCGAAGATGCGGGGCTCAATCGCGTACTGCTGGGCCGAGAGCGGACTCTGAGCGAGCAGCGCCTGGACTCGCCGAGCGGCGCGTTCACGCAAAGTCCCGTCGCCGACGCCGTATGCGCGCGCCCAGCGCTTCAGCGATGCCCAGCCCGTGACCGAGGCGCCGAGAATCGCGAACGGGCTCAGCTTCTCCCTGATCTTCAGCGCCTGGATCTGGCCGACTGACCAGGCGCAGAGGGCCAAAGCGATCGTGGGCCACAGGTAGCGTCGCCCAGAGACGATCCCGGCGGGCACGACCAAACACAACGCCTTGCAGCTTCGGCACCGGTACCTGCGGCAGGTCACGTCGACGAATCCAGGCTTGGCGCCAAGCTCGTAAACGCCCAGCATCGTGACGGTTCTCAGTCCATGCCCAATGAGGTTCAGTGGGAGACCAGCTGGCCTGCTGACCGTGCTGCACGCCGGGCAACTGGCGGGCCTGACTGCTGCCACGCTGGGCAGTTGACGAATCCACGGGCCGATCGGGATTCGAGCTTGTATTCTCCTGCCGCCTCGATGGTCCAACCAACTTCGAGGCACGGCGGGGGCGTGTCGTTACCACGCCTCC is part of the bacterium genome and encodes:
- a CDS encoding transposase — translated: MKDVLAPRSHAEATAVFRAQLVGPLLSRELARGELQAELRRISSQRYRPPGSNVTRCYAVSTLERWYYTYRNKGLEALQPRRRNDAGHARTLTDEQRDLLCNIRRVHPSASAELILRSLVLEGRIEADAVSATTVRRLFRSEGLRRLSRKQQHDHSARRRWQAEYAGQLWHADVCHGPTLKLDGQRVPLRIHAILDDASRYVVALRVCSTEREVEMLELMTRALRRWGAPALLYLDNGSTYSGEMLATACTRLKVSLLHAKPYDPQARGKMERFWRTLRQGCLDHLGRVNRLHDVQVRLLAWLDGHYHQAAHAGLLGRSPGDAWLDRELAPVTEKALNEALTAHGRRRVSRDGTLSVGGVIWETDQGFLAGRQVQVERNLSEPTLPPVIVHEGRSYQLRPVDPVANGKKRRPFKAKPGIDAVEFDPNKVLLDHVFGRSPQGVSQ
- a CDS encoding AAA family ATPase; the encoded protein is MTWFDHFQLDQAPFSKAIGDADLWLTQAKKEAVTDIVDAVSERATGVLLVGDSGLGKSCVLRALRHRLAGAPVRLTYCHNATLGRRDFYRQICRAIGLSPKATAAAVFNAVSDYIRELSCEQLHPVFVIDEAHLLHQDVLDHLHILANHEWDSKPLLTLVLAGLPDLWDRMLLRRNRSLWTRIHTRIRLPDPEPGETVEY